Proteins encoded together in one Lathyrus oleraceus cultivar Zhongwan6 chromosome 5, CAAS_Psat_ZW6_1.0, whole genome shotgun sequence window:
- the LOC127086388 gene encoding NAC domain-containing protein 72 translates to MGVQENDTLSQLSLPPGFRFYPTDEELLVQYLCRKVAGHHFSLPIIAEIDLYKFDPWILPSKAIFGEKEWYFFSPRDRKYPNGTRPNRVAGSGYWKATGTDKIITNEGRKVGIKKALVFYIGKAPKGTKTNWIMHEYRLLDSSRNNGGTKLDDWVLCRIYKKNSSAQKANPNGVVSSREYTQYSNGSSSSSSSHIDEVLESLPEIDDRCFMLPRVNSLRTMQHRQQEEEKLNLQNSFMDWSNPSSILNTVTEFQEAQTQGMVNFGGCNDVYVPSVSTLSVPEKKPTEEEVQSGARANRVEGSGLFQRGGSSDFTQGMGYSYSVDPFGFRYPVQPVGYGFGQ, encoded by the exons ATGGGAGTTCAAGAAAACGACACTCTTTCACAATTGAGTTTACCACCTGGTTTTCGATTTTACCCAACCGATGAAGAGCTTCTTGTTCAATATCTATGTCGCAAAGTAGCTGGTCATCATTTTTCTCTTCCAATCATTGCTGAAATTGATCTCTACAAATTCGACCCATGGATCCTTCCAA GTAAAGCGATTTTTGGTGAAAAAGAATGGTATTTCTTTAGCCCAAGAGATAGAAAGTACCCAAACGGGACTAGACCCAATAGAGTAGCTGGATCTGGGTATTGGAAAGCTACTGGAACTGATAAGATTATCACAAACGAAGGTAGAAAAGTTGGTATCAAAAAAGCACTTGTTTTCTATATTGGTAAAGCTCCTAAAGGCACCAAAACTAATTGGATTATGCATGAGTATCGTTTACTTGATTCTTCTCGAAACAACGGCGGCACCAAG TTAGATGATTGGGTTCTGTGTCGAATATACAAGAAAAACTCAAGCGCACAAAAAGCGAATCCTAACGGCGTTGTTTCGAGCAGGGAGTACACACAATACAGTAACGGTTcatcttcgtcttcttcttcCCACATCGATGAAGTTCTGGAATCACTTCCGGAAATTGACGACCGGTGTTTCATGCTGCCACGTGTCAATTCGCTGAGAACGATGCAGCATCGTCAACAGGAAGAAGAGAAGCTGAATCTTCAGAATAGTTTCATGGATTGGTCTAATCCGTCGTCGATTCTGAACACTGTGACGGAGTTTCAAGAAGCGCAAACTCAAGGGATGGTGAATTTTGGTGGTTGTAATGACGTTTATGTCCCTTCTGTATCCACGTTATCGGTACCGGAGAAGAAACCGACGGAGGAGGAGGTTCAGAGTGGGGCGAGAGCGAACCGGGTTGAGGGTTCTGGTTTATTTCAACGCGGTGGTTCGAGCGATTTTACTCAAGGAATGGGATATTCTTATTCGGTTGACCCGTTTGGTTTTAGATACCCGGTTCAACCGGTTGGATATGGGTTCGGGCAATGA